TTAAGTCATAGACAATACCGAGACGGAACTCGCGATTACACTTTTTATCGAGAAATTAATGAGCGTATTGCAAAAGACACTTTGGATATAAAAACCTTTATGGATTTTGTTGGAGATGACAATCCAAAACAAAAACTTAAGTATTTGATTACATCTCAAGGTGAAGACCCAGAAAGGTATCCTTCATATTTTTTAAATTCTAATTACTATCCAACAAAAAATATTAGAGTTCCTGTTGATAAAGCTACTGTGCTTAAAAATGGAATTGTAAAACCAAAAGATGCCGATAAAATTGAACCTTATTTAGATGTTAGAATATCTGGAAGCGCTGTTTATAAAAACCGCTTGTTAATGCTAGATATAATTGCAAATAATAATTGGGAACGCCCAATTTATTTTAGTGGCGGTGCTTTTGCTGATGAAGATTACATCTGGATGAAAGATTACTTACAATTAGATGGCTTATGTTATAAATTGGTACCTATTAAAACACCTGTAGACAAAGCAAACCCTTTTGATATGGGGCGCGTTGACCCAGATTTAATATATGACCTAGTAAAGTCTTGGGATTGGGGCGGCAGTGGTGATGCTATTTATCATGATGTCGAAACTCGTAAAAACGGTATTACCTATCGCGGAAATATTGCTAGACTTATAGAACGCCTATTAGACGAAAAAGAATTGGACAAAGCTGAGGAAATGGCAGATTTAGCCATGGAAAAAATGCCAGTTGATGATTTTGGTTACTACACACTTTTAGAACCATACATATCAACCTATTTTGAAGTTGGTGCTGATGATAAAGCTAAAAAACTATATATGGATGTCGCTAAAAAATATCAAGAAAATCTTGTGTATTATAGTGGGCAAGACATAGGCACTCAAGCAGAAATTATTGATGAGATATTTACAGATATTCAAAAATATCGCTCGCTAGTCGATGCACTTGTTGCTTACGGAGATAGAGATTTTGCATTAGAACAAACTAAGGTTTTCAATGAATATTTAAGTCTTTTTGGCCCATTAATGGGAGATGAAGAATTATCTGAAGAACCTGAAGCTAATATTGATGACCTTCTACAAGATGGCGAAACTAATAGCGAAGATTTGGTGATACCTGCTGAAAAAGATAGCAGTAATTAAATTAAAAATGTCTGGTTGAGCACAATCGAAATCTATTGAACTTCAAAAATTTACAGATTTCGAACAGAGAACTTTATACGACTTTTACAATGAAACTCGTTCCTGCAAAAACCCCAGGATTTATAAAATCTTTATTCCCTAGTTTTATTTGGAATGTTGATACCCAAAAGCAGGAACTATACCTGACGTTTGATGATGGTCCAACTCCAGAAATTACACCTTGGGTTTTAGAACAACTAAAATTTTACAATGCAAAAGCTACTTTTTTTTGTATTGGTAGTAATATTAAAAAGTATCCTGAAATCTTTAAAGCAATCACAGATGAAGGTCATGCTGTAGGCAATCACACTTATAATCATCTAAAAGGCTGGAAGCATAAAACAAAAGCCTACTTGGAAGATGTTTCAAAGACAAAAACTTTAATAGACTCTAATCTTTTTCGTCCACCTTACGGTAAACTAAAAAATAAGCAAGCCAAGAGACTTCTACAACTGGGTTATAAGATTATAATGTGGGATGTGTTGTCCTTTGATTGGAAAGCTTCTATCTCTGAAGAAGAATGTTTTGAAAATATTGTCAATTCAGCTAAAAAAGGAAGTATTATTGTTATGCATGACAGTGTAAAAGCAAAACGAAATTTGAAAGCAGTTTTACCCAAGGTATTGAATTATTATAATGATAAAAGATATACCTTTAAATCAATTAACTAAACATACTCCTGAATAATACCAATAAGTGTATTGGCATCTTGTTCGCCACTGTGGCGCCATTTCATTTCGCCGTTTTTATAGATAATAAGTGTAGGTAAGCCTTTTACTCTTAAAGCTTCAGCAAGTTCTTGGTTTTTTTCTACATCAATTTTTATGACTTTGGCTTTATCGCCAAGCGCTGCAGCTACATCTCTAAGTACTGGATGCATTGCTGTAGATTGCTCGTTCAATTCTGTGAAGAAGTCAAGTAGCACAGGTTTGTCTACATCTATAAGCTCTCCAAATTTTGACATATCATTGCGGTTTTAGTCAAATATATACTTCAAACTTAAGCATTTTTTTTTACTATACTTTGAATAAGGTATTGTATTGCTTTCATTTTGATACAATTATAAATATACAAAATTGTTTAATGCAAAATTAGTATCTAAACATTTTGAGTTTTCTTACCTTTTTTGAGCTCAATAACCGTTATTTCTGGCCAGATACCAACACGACCAGGAAATGCTAAATAGCCAAAACCACGGTTGACATTTATATATTGTCCTAATTCTTCATAAATCCCAGCCCAACGCTTGTAACGCCATTTTACTGGACTCCATTTAAACCAGCCAGGAATTTCAATACCAAATTGCATACCATGTGTGTGACCGCTTAAGGTAAGATGGTAATGGTAATCATCATTGACAACCTCAGCGTCCCAATGGCTTGGATCATGACTCAGTAAAACTTTAAAATCATCCTTACTTACTGCCGATTTTGCTTTTTGTAAATCTCCAGCCTTTTTAAAACCTCCTTTTCCCCAATTCTCTACACCAACAATGGCGATGCGTTGCCCATCTTTTTCTATAAAACGATTTTCATTTAGTAATACATCGAAACCTATATCTTTTTGCAGTGACTTTAAATCCTCCAAATTTCTTGCTTTCTCTTCATCAGAATTCCATCTTACGTAATCACCGTAATCGTGATTCCCAAGGACAGAATACATACCGTCTTTTGCTTTGAGTTTATTAAATACTGGCACATATGGCTCTAATTCTGTGGCTTTATTATTTACAATATCTCCAGTGAACAAAATAACATCACTTTGCTGTTCGTTAATTAAATCTACAGCATATTTTACCTTTTCAATATTATCAAAACTTCCTGAATGGATATCGCTTATCTGCGTAAGCTTATAACCATCAAAAGCATCTGGTAAGTCTTCAAAATGAAGAACATATTTTAAGACTTTAAAATTGTACTTGCCCTTATACATGCCATAAAGAATAGATGTAAAAGGAATAGCGGCTAAACCAAGAGCAATTTGGCTAATAAACTTTCTGCGAGACGGAAAGTGTTTTACACCTTCTTCTCCTTCACTACCCTGCATAAAATAACTGTAAACACCTTGTGGTACTCTAAAAACATCCTCTCCAAACATAATGGCAATAAGAACCAATTTTGGGACTACCATTGCAATTAAAAATCCTACAGCATAAGCATTAGTGTGAGAAAAACCATCACTTCTACTAAATCCAAAAAACTGATAAATAAAATTACCTAATACAGCAATTGTAAAAATCCAATACAATGCAAACCACCAATTACTTTTAGTTATAGTACGTAACGATTGAAACGCATAATAATCTGCAATCGCAACGACAAGAATAAATATAAACCAACGAATCATCTATGAAGTTTAAAAATTCAAAGTTACAAAGACACTAACCGACTTATCTTACAAAAGTGTTAAAGGTTTTAAGCTCCAAGTCATCAAGTGATTTAGCATCTGTTTTAAAATGAATGGCATACGTCTTATTTGGAAGCATGTCAAAAAAGTTATCTGAGAAATGTCCTTTCGTTTTCGAATAGAGAAATACATCTTTCTGAAAGGTTTCGCTTTGCAATTCAATAGTAAATCCATCATCAGATTTTATAATTCGTTGATGTATTTCTGCTTGATATAATTTTAAATCTTTTGGTTTTACAAAAAAATCAATCGCTATTTTACCATTGAATTTAGTAGCTAAATAGACTTCGTCTTTATTGAACTCTAAACCATCGAAATTTATTCGATATTTTTTGTCTTTTGAAAACGGACTAACTTTAATATTTTTACCAATACTCCAAATAGAGTCGTTATTAAAGGTTCTTATTTCTACTTTCAAATAACCCTCTTCTATTTGAAAACTGTCATTTATGAGGAAAGTTTCAATGATATCTCCTTTGATAGTATTTGAAATCAAAACATCCTCAAAACTTTGCTTTGCCTTGTAGTGTAACGCCTTCCAGTTACCCATAAAGTCAATACTACTCCATGAAACAGCTGGCCAACAGTCGTTGAGTTGCCAATACAAAGTTCCCATATTATAAGGTTTAGCGCGACGCTGCGCTTCAATGCCTTTTGTTATGCCGTAAGCTTGCAAAAGCTGACTCATATAAACATAATCTTCAGCATTAGTTGGCACAGGAAAATCGCGTTTCATGTAGTCATCTATCAACTCAAATCCTCTAATATGTTTTTGATGATTTTTAAACCCTTCAGAAGAAATATCTATACTATCACTTTGATTGATATATCTAATAGCTTCATAACTCGGAAACGACTGAAAGCCAAACTCACTCATAAAACGTGGTACATTTTCTTCGAGATGCTCAAACGGATAAGAGTCATGCCAAATCCACCAATCGTGAGCATCGCCTTCGATTTTATATTTAGGATTTCCACGTCCATATTTTGGTGAACTTTCCCAATAGTCAGTATCTGGTAATTTTGAAACTGTATTTGGCAAAATAGAATCAAAAACCTTTAGGTAATTATTCCAAATCTCTTCTTTTTCTTCTTCACTTCTATTCGCCTGCCAACCCCAACGATGCCAACCTTCAGAATTTTCATTATTTCCACACCAAAGTGCAATTGAAGCGTGATTTCGTAGTCGCTTTACATTATCTTCAGCTTCTTGTTTTAGATTTTCTAAAAAGTCATCATCGCCAGGATACATGGCACAAGCAAACATAAAATCTTGCCAAACTAAGATGCCTTTTTCATCACATAAATCATAAAACATATCATTCTCATAAATACCGCCACCCCAAACTCTGAGCATGTTCATGTTTGCATCAACCACGTCATCTAATAGTTTCTCATAATGCGTGTTCGTCACTTTATCTTGAAAGCTATTTTGAGGAATATAATTTGCGCCTTTTGCATAAACTGGTTTACCATTAACCTTAAAATAAAAGCTTTCACCAATACTATCTTTTTCGGTAACCAATTCAATATCTCGGATGCCGTATTTAGTTGAAACGCTATCTAGTATTTTTTTACCATCTTTAACGACCACTTTAATGTCATATAAATAAGGTTCGCCTAGGTTATGTGGCCACCAGAGTTTTGGGTTTTTGATTTGAAACGAGACAACACCTATCATGTCGGAAGGCAATTTCTTATGTAATTGAATAAGTGTATCATTTACATAAACTTCGTAAGAATATTCAGTTGAAGGATAGTCTTCAAGTAAAATATTGAAATCGGCTTTAGAATCGGTTAGTTGTCGGAGCTTTATTTGAGTGTTTTCTTTTCTAAGATGAATATCATTCCAACCAACCAGCTTAATCGGTCGCCAAATACCACTTGTATTTAGTTTTGGTCCCCAATCCCAACCGTATTGAAATTGTGCTTTTCGGGTAAAAATACGGTCACCTTCTGGTAACTCATAAGGCAGTTTTGCTTTCTCAATAGCTTCTTGTTTTGATGTCGATTCGAAAACTATTCGTAACTCATTCTCAGGTTTTAAAAGTGGTTTTACAATTAAATCAAATTCTCGAAATGCGTTGTTGGTTTTTAAAATTAGACTATCATTCAAATACACTGAAGCATAAGCATCTAAGCCTTCAAAATTGAGTTCTAAATTCTTCTTCTCTAATGTTTCTTCTTTGACTGAAAATGTAGTCTTGTATTCCCAATCTTCTTGTGATACCCACTGTACTTTTTCTTCGTTATCGTTAATAAATGGGTCTTCAATAAGTTTGTTTTCTAATAAGTCTGAAAACACATTTCCAGGAACGATTGCCGACTTCCAAACGGTATCATTTACTTTTTTGAATTCCCAGTTTTGGTTTAATTCAATAGTAACCGGAACATCGTATTTTGGTTGGCAACTGAAAGCAAATAAAATTAAAAACAGATAGCTATATCTCATTAAGTATGTCCTTTATTTTTTGAATGTCCGAAACTGTTTGCGTCATCCCAAAAATAGAATGCTCTTGTTCAATTTTTTTAGAAACAGAAGCATGAATTTCCTTCAAACCAGCAGCTTTAAATTTTAAAGTATTTTTAGGTGAAATGCCTCCACCGGATAAAATGATAATTCTGTCGTTAGCAATTTCATGTAACTCTTTTATTAAACCCAAGCCTTCTTCTGCTGATGATTTTTGTCCAGAAGTTAATACACGTTCAACGCCCAGATTAATTAATTGCTCCAATGCTTCTTCTGGATTAATAACCTCATCAAAAGCACGATGAAACGTAAATGCTAATGGTTTTGAAAGCTCTACTAATTCTTTTGTTCGTTTTATATCTATAGTTTTATCAAGATTTAATACTCCAGAAACTATGCCCTCGCAACCTAAATCTTTACATAGTTGAATGTCTTTTTTCATGATTTCAAACTCCGCATCAGAAT
This DNA window, taken from Winogradskyella sp. PC-19, encodes the following:
- a CDS encoding beta-mannosidase, producing the protein MRYSYLFLILFAFSCQPKYDVPVTIELNQNWEFKKVNDTVWKSAIVPGNVFSDLLENKLIEDPFINDNEEKVQWVSQEDWEYKTTFSVKEETLEKKNLELNFEGLDAYASVYLNDSLILKTNNAFREFDLIVKPLLKPENELRIVFESTSKQEAIEKAKLPYELPEGDRIFTRKAQFQYGWDWGPKLNTSGIWRPIKLVGWNDIHLRKENTQIKLRQLTDSKADFNILLEDYPSTEYSYEVYVNDTLIQLHKKLPSDMIGVVSFQIKNPKLWWPHNLGEPYLYDIKVVVKDGKKILDSVSTKYGIRDIELVTEKDSIGESFYFKVNGKPVYAKGANYIPQNSFQDKVTNTHYEKLLDDVVDANMNMLRVWGGGIYENDMFYDLCDEKGILVWQDFMFACAMYPGDDDFLENLKQEAEDNVKRLRNHASIALWCGNNENSEGWHRWGWQANRSEEEKEEIWNNYLKVFDSILPNTVSKLPDTDYWESSPKYGRGNPKYKIEGDAHDWWIWHDSYPFEHLEENVPRFMSEFGFQSFPSYEAIRYINQSDSIDISSEGFKNHQKHIRGFELIDDYMKRDFPVPTNAEDYVYMSQLLQAYGITKGIEAQRRAKPYNMGTLYWQLNDCWPAVSWSSIDFMGNWKALHYKAKQSFEDVLISNTIKGDIIETFLINDSFQIEEGYLKVEIRTFNNDSIWSIGKNIKVSPFSKDKKYRINFDGLEFNKDEVYLATKFNGKIAIDFFVKPKDLKLYQAEIHQRIIKSDDGFTIELQSETFQKDVFLYSKTKGHFSDNFFDMLPNKTYAIHFKTDAKSLDDLELKTFNTFVR
- a CDS encoding thioredoxin family protein, which encodes MSKFGELIDVDKPVLLDFFTELNEQSTAMHPVLRDVAAALGDKAKVIKIDVEKNQELAEALRVKGLPTLIIYKNGEMKWRHSGEQDANTLIGIIQEYV
- a CDS encoding polysaccharide deacetylase family protein; the encoded protein is MNFKNLQISNRELYTTFTMKLVPAKTPGFIKSLFPSFIWNVDTQKQELYLTFDDGPTPEITPWVLEQLKFYNAKATFFCIGSNIKKYPEIFKAITDEGHAVGNHTYNHLKGWKHKTKAYLEDVSKTKTLIDSNLFRPPYGKLKNKQAKRLLQLGYKIIMWDVLSFDWKASISEEECFENIVNSAKKGSIIVMHDSVKAKRNLKAVLPKVLNYYNDKRYTFKSIN
- a CDS encoding metallophosphoesterase, translated to MIRWFIFILVVAIADYYAFQSLRTITKSNWWFALYWIFTIAVLGNFIYQFFGFSRSDGFSHTNAYAVGFLIAMVVPKLVLIAIMFGEDVFRVPQGVYSYFMQGSEGEEGVKHFPSRRKFISQIALGLAAIPFTSILYGMYKGKYNFKVLKYVLHFEDLPDAFDGYKLTQISDIHSGSFDNIEKVKYAVDLINEQQSDVILFTGDIVNNKATELEPYVPVFNKLKAKDGMYSVLGNHDYGDYVRWNSDEEKARNLEDLKSLQKDIGFDVLLNENRFIEKDGQRIAIVGVENWGKGGFKKAGDLQKAKSAVSKDDFKVLLSHDPSHWDAEVVNDDYHYHLTLSGHTHGMQFGIEIPGWFKWSPVKWRYKRWAGIYEELGQYINVNRGFGYLAFPGRVGIWPEITVIELKKGKKTQNV
- a CDS encoding copper homeostasis protein CutC; its protein translation is MLLEVCANSYQSAKNAQDAGVHRIELCQELSVGGITPSYGLLKQVVENLDIQVFVLIRPRSGNFVYSDAEFEIMKKDIQLCKDLGCEGIVSGVLNLDKTIDIKRTKELVELSKPLAFTFHRAFDEVINPEEALEQLINLGVERVLTSGQKSSAEEGLGLIKELHEIANDRIIILSGGGISPKNTLKFKAAGLKEIHASVSKKIEQEHSIFGMTQTVSDIQKIKDILNEI